A genomic stretch from Clavelina lepadiformis chromosome 5, kaClaLepa1.1, whole genome shotgun sequence includes:
- the LOC143459449 gene encoding uncharacterized protein LOC143459449, with the protein MVLVDRRLVPASAIMNPSFPSAQTHAPAAQEIVEVPSVYENLYQAGNVHMHGTRSSHHGHYPLEYSNGASTNPYLWAAAASNPYNSSYYQGYGPGHHHAAAAVAVAGQRNFFAHHPTHHHSPGFSSDFPWLSLSSQTELFKMVRPPYSYSALIAMAIQNSKEKKLTLAGIYTYVAENFPFYKRSRAGWQNSIRHNLSLNDCFKKVARDEDDPGKGNYWALDPNCEKMFDNGNFRRRRKRRDQTGETKGDRPEDFNLPRIPHCYSTAASYAASSLSHKFSDDDTGYSRTGDQRRDELGLLQPTHEQHNIEHPSPMQDAEVTSMTEVSGVGGYTLNHDLSMQEHQQALSSPTTHTKESGYDVMQNQIEQQYQSQTNSKQQQNNHSSLVGEGEISRAVTSSILPDFRAASNQSHLDMMRYAGFSNNSSYPNPQVGQATSHYSNPYGFGHGLSASGISSSVTSPPQYQAHLQAQHTQQRPFNFSVNTLIHRQYPKI; encoded by the exons ATGGTACTAGTTGATCGTCGTCTAGTCCCTGCATCAGCCATCATGAATCCTTCGTTTCCTTCAGCGCAAACACACGCGCCCGCGGCGCAAGAAATAGTAGAAGTTCCATCGGTTTACGAAAATTTATACCAAGCTGGAAATGTTCACATGCATGGCACAAGGTCTTCTCACCATGGTCATTACCCACTGGAATACTCGAATGGGGCATCAACTAATCCATACTTGTGGGCGGCCGCTGCTAGTAATCCCTACAATTCGTCATACTATCAAGGCTACGGTCCTGGACATCATCACGCCGCCGCCGCTGTGGCAGTGGCAGGCCAGCGTAATTTTTTTGCACATCATCCCACTCATCATCATTCTCCTGGATTCAGCTCCGACTTCCCTTGGCTCTCATTATCGAGTCAAACGGAACTTTTCAAAATGGTGAGGCCACCATATTCTTATTCTGCACTAATCGCCATGGCGATACAAAATTCCAAGGAAAAGAAACTGACGCTAGCTGGCATTTATACCTACGTCGCTGAAAATTTTCCCTTCTACAAGCGAAGCCGAGCCGGCTGGCAAAACTCCATTCGGCACAATTTGTCGTTAAACGATTGCTTCAAGAAAGTGGCCAGGGATGAAGACGATCCGGGCAAAGGAAATTATTGGGCTCTTGACCCAAACTGCGAGAAAATGTTCGACAACGGAAACTTCAG GCGACGACGAAAGCGACGCGATCAGACAGGGGAAACGAAGGGAGACCGACCAGAAGATTTTAATCTGCCCCGAATACCTCATTGCTATTCTACCGCGGCATCCTACGCCGCATCCTCATTGTCACACAAGTTTTCCGATGATGACACAGGTTACAGTAGAACTGGCGATCAAAGACGCGACGAACTTGGTTTGTTGCAACCTACCCATGAGCAACACAACATCGAGCATCCGTCACCGATGCAGGATGCGGAGGTAACCAGCATGACGGAAGTCAGCGGGGTAGGAGGATATACCTTAAACCACGATTTGAGCATGCAAGAACATCAGCAAGCGCTTTCGTCTCCTACTACGCACACAAAAGAATCGGGTTATGACGTAATGCAAAACCAAATTGAACAGCAATATCAGAGCCAAACGAAcagcaaacaacaacaaaataatcaTTCGAGCCTGGTTGGCGAAGGGGAAATCAGTAGAGCAGTTACTTCAAGTATACTTCCCGATTTTCGAGCAGCATCAAACCAAAGCCACCTGGACATGATGCGGTATGCAGGTTTCTCAAATAACTCGTCTTATCCCAACCCTCAAGTGGGCCAAGCCACCTCCCACTACTCCAACCCATATGGTTTCGGTCATGGTCTTTCAGCTTCAGGGATATCGTCATCCGTGACGTCTCCTCCTCAATACCAAGCTCATTTGCAAGCGCAGCACACTCAGCAGCGTCCGTTC
- the LOC143460238 gene encoding uncharacterized protein LOC143460238, with translation MAETAAIFDCYHTLNPTSACGSAIRDVKDYKNFSYHKENFAHKNDLEHPQQHFDTNLQNKILPGMKMIQLGSVRHEPARKQSQEINFAYPDEQDNPFNTAVAMADGCLEKIDMSNSCASLQATCKTTHFNLMSTEDPHSMSKIVSEACPSFLPFPQQQSDNRLESHIEVRAFDIHNGQQVTSSSNFFHHINSAFDVTKSHNVPTNTFHHYNATVGDNNVLDHLDHYARRNSLQSLSSGRSNSSCGLTPSLSPEQDAQVQSYYPFSDQWSKEPACLSPLLENTASLSDLTVSASADIPSPVVNKEEHARGDLEHSMSNCQNMFSWENIDYYQGDRLASFGKMDKYMPSYDYMEQNDAIQCMDNERKVWPEKDYTIYPGHKQLYLDVDQFNNAWGSEEENIALDSNKADTDFSSSLASKLPLLSYVGDSNTSTNVVHSDKNIHLEDSASLSCSKVFGPRCIRENRVSHLGNSRQPTLLGSSTHGKRRGGTSTPIGETSPLKPTLKPVHNQTSDLSNRPPYSYSALIALAIQNSPGKRMTLRQIYHYVVTYFPFYKNSKAGWRNSIRHNLSLNDCFKKVPRNDNDPGKGNYWMLDPGSEKMFDNGNFRRRRRRRVEMRDINSLRERAVEPAGICPKNLRAERNGRYRNEGGSTNKINKEKLSLHGGNLSPDAPQKLPTSGLFDPSSRFSASNNSVEERVGNLAKHEASVHVATHIDSKAELQHPSKEEDPLQQSKTNKASNKQGVVSYRPG, from the exons ATGGCAGAAACAGCTGCGATATTTGACTGTTACCACACCCTGAATCCAACATCAGCATGTGGCAGTGCTATCCGTGATGTGAAggattacaaaaatttttcctACCACAAAGAAAACTTTGCGCATAAAAACGATTTAGAGCATCCGCAGCAACATTTTGATACAAatcttcaaaataaaattttacctgGCATGAAAATGATTCAACTCGGCAGCGTTCGTCACGAACCAGCGCGAAAACAGTCGCAGGAAATAAACTTCGCTTACCCCGATGAGCAAGATAACCCATTCAATACAGCGGTTGCCATGGCGGACGGTTGCTTGGAAAAAATTGACATGAGCAACAGTTGTGCTTCTCTACAAGCCACGTGCAAAACTACCCACTTTAATTTGATGTCAACAGAAGATCCTCATAGTATGTCGAAGATTGTAAGCGAAGCCTGTCCGTCATTTTTACCATTTCCACAGCAGCAGAGTGATAACCGGTTGGAAAGTCATATTGAAGTACGTGCGTTTGATATTCACAACGGGCAACAGGTAACAAgttcttcaaactttttccaTCACATTAACAGCGCCTTTGATGTTACCAAAAGCCATAACGTGCCGACAAACACCTTCCACCATTACAACGCAACGGTAGGTGACAACAACGTGCTTGACCATTTGGATCACTATGCGAGGCGAAACAGTTTGCAGTCATTATCTTCAGGAAGATCAAACTCCAGCTGTGGGTTGACTCCTTCCTTGTCCCCAGAGCAAGATGCGCAAGTGCAATCTTACTATCCATTTTCCGACCAGTGGAGCAAGGAACCAGCATGTTTATCTCCGCTTTTAGAAAATACCGCATCCTTATCGGATCTTACTGTATCTGCCTCTGCAGACATACCGAGCCCTGTCGTCAACAAAGAGGAACATGCCAGAGGGGATCTGGAACACAGCATGTCCAACTgtcaaaacatgttttcatgGGAAAACATAGATTATTATCAAGGCGATAGACTTGCTTCTTTTGGAAAGATGGACAAATATATGCCGAGCTATGATTACATGGAGCAAAATGACGCCATTCAATGTATGGACAATGAGCGTAAGGTTTGGCCAGAAAAAGACTATACGATATACCCCGGTCATAAACAGCTGTATCTAGATGTAGATCAGTTTAACAATGCATGGGGATCAGAAGAAGAAAACATTGCGCTGGACAGTAATAAAGCAGATACAGATTTTTCAAGTAGCCTCGCATCAAAACTTCCTTTGCTGTCTTATGTAGGAGATAGCAACACATCAACAAATGTAGTACATTCTGACAAAAATATCCATCTCGAAGATAGTGCGTCTCTCAGCTGTAGTAAAGTTTTTGGTCCTCGGTGCATAAGAGAAAATAGAGTGTCGCATTTGGGCAACAGCAGACAACCTACATTGCTGGGTTCTTCAACACACGGAAAACGTAGGGGAGGAACATCTACACCCATTGGAGAGACATCGCCCTTGAAACCTACCTTAAAGCCAGTACACAATCAAACTAGCGACTTAAGCAACCGACCACCGTACTCCTATTCAGCTCTAATTGCCTTGGCAATTCAAAACAGTCCAGGAAAACGTATGACGTTGAGACAAATATATCATTACGTAGTTACATATTTTCCGTTTTATAAGAACAGTAAGGCAGGCTGGAGAAATTCTATTCGGCACAATCTCTCTCTCAATGACTGTTTCAAGAAAGTTCCAAGAAATGACAATGATCCTGGAAAAGGAAACTATTGGATGTTAGATCCTGGAAGTGAAAAAATGTTCGACAATGGAAATTTCAG ACGAAGGCGTCGTCGTAGGGTGGAAATGAGGGACATTAACAGCTTGCGAGAAAGGGCCGTAGAGCCAGCCGGAATCTGCCCTAAAAACTTAAGAGCAGAACGCAATGGACGTTATCGAAACGAGGGAGGTAGTACCAATAAGATCAACAAAGAGAAGCTTTCACTGCATGGAGGCAACCTCTCCCCAGATGCTCCTCAAAAACTGCCTACCTCAGGATTGTTTGATCCTAGCAGCAGATTTTCCGCATCAAATAATTCTGTTGAAGAGCGGGTAGGAAATTTGGCCAAGCACGAAGCCAGCGTCCATGTGGCGACGCATATTGACAGTAAAGCGGAACTGCAACATCCTTCAAAGGAAGAAGACCCGTTACAACAAAGCAAGACAAATAAAGCTTCAAATAAACAAGGCGTAGTAAGTTACAGACCGGGTTGA
- the LOC143460949 gene encoding myosin regulatory light chain, smooth muscle-like isoform X3: MASRKTKKKEGTKQRSQRATSNVFSMFDQSQIQEFKEAFTMIDANRDGFIDKEDLKDTYASLGRVIPEDQISAMLAEGKGPVNFQVFLGMFGDKISGTDPEEVIVQAFKLLDSDDKGVLNKNVLAELLTTQADRFSKQELQQMFDIAPIDAAGNLDYKSLCYIVTHGQEEE, encoded by the exons ATG GCCAGTCGTAAGACGAAGAAGAAGGAAGGAACTAAGCAAAGATCACAGAGAGCAACATCCAATGTTTTTTCTATGTTCGATCAATCACAGATCCAGGAATTCAAGGAG GCATTCACAATGATTGACGCAAACAGGGATGGCTTCATTGATAAAGAAGATTTGAAAGACACATATGCGTCTTTGG GGCGGGTGATACCAGAGGACCAAATTTCTGCCATGTTGGCAGAAGGCAAAGGTCCCGTCAATTTCCAAGTCTTTTTAGGAATGTTTGGTGACAAAATTTCGG GAACCGATCCCGAAGAAGTCATCGTGCAAGCATTCAAACTACTCGATTCAGATGACAAAGGTGTTCTGAATAAAAACGT GTTGGCTGAATTGCTCACTACACAAGCTGACCGTTTCAGCAAACAAGAG TTGCAACAAATGTTTGACATTGCCCCTATCGATGCCGCTGGAAACTTGGATTACAAGTCTCTCTGCTACATCGTCACACACGGCCAGGAAGAGGAGTAA
- the LOC143460949 gene encoding myosin regulatory light chain, smooth muscle-like isoform X2, which translates to MKKASRKTKKKEGTKQRSQRATSNVFSMFDQSQIQEFKEAFTMIDANRDGFIDKEDLKDTYASLGNVRSDKDLDEMLQQAPGQLNFTVFLSMMGDKIKGTDPEEVIVQAFKLLDSDDKGVLNKNVLAELLTTQADRFSKQELQQMFDIAPIDAAGNLDYKSLCYIVTHGQEEE; encoded by the exons ATGAAAAAG GCCAGTCGTAAGACGAAGAAGAAGGAAGGAACTAAGCAAAGATCACAGAGAGCAACATCCAATGTTTTTTCTATGTTCGATCAATCACAGATCCAGGAATTCAAGGAG GCATTCACAATGATTGACGCAAACAGGGATGGCTTCATTGATAAAGAAGATTTGAAAGACACATATGCGTCTTTGG GTAATGTGAGAAGCGATAAAGACCTCGATGAGATGTTACAACAAGCTCCGGGCCAACTCAACTTTACTGTGTTTTTGTCGATGATGGGCGATAAAATTAAAG GAACCGATCCCGAAGAAGTCATCGTGCAAGCATTCAAACTACTCGATTCAGATGACAAAGGTGTTCTGAATAAAAACGT GTTGGCTGAATTGCTCACTACACAAGCTGACCGTTTCAGCAAACAAGAG TTGCAACAAATGTTTGACATTGCCCCTATCGATGCCGCTGGAAACTTGGATTACAAGTCTCTCTGCTACATCGTCACACACGGCCAGGAAGAGGAGTAA
- the LOC143460949 gene encoding myosin regulatory light chain, smooth muscle-like isoform X4 — MKKASRKTKKKEGTKQRSQRATSNVFSMFDQSQIQEFKEAFTMIDANRDGFIDKEDLKDTYASLGTDPEEVIVQAFKLLDSDDKGVLNKNVLAELLTTQADRFSKQELQQMFDIAPIDAAGNLDYKSLCYIVTHGQEEE; from the exons ATGAAAAAG GCCAGTCGTAAGACGAAGAAGAAGGAAGGAACTAAGCAAAGATCACAGAGAGCAACATCCAATGTTTTTTCTATGTTCGATCAATCACAGATCCAGGAATTCAAGGAG GCATTCACAATGATTGACGCAAACAGGGATGGCTTCATTGATAAAGAAGATTTGAAAGACACATATGCGTCTTTGG GAACCGATCCCGAAGAAGTCATCGTGCAAGCATTCAAACTACTCGATTCAGATGACAAAGGTGTTCTGAATAAAAACGT GTTGGCTGAATTGCTCACTACACAAGCTGACCGTTTCAGCAAACAAGAG TTGCAACAAATGTTTGACATTGCCCCTATCGATGCCGCTGGAAACTTGGATTACAAGTCTCTCTGCTACATCGTCACACACGGCCAGGAAGAGGAGTAA
- the LOC143460949 gene encoding myosin regulatory light chain, smooth muscle-like isoform X1: MKKASRKTKKKEGTKQRSQRATSNVFSMFDQSQIQEFKEAFTMIDANRDGFIDKEDLKDTYASLGRVIPEDQISAMLAEGKGPVNFQVFLGMFGDKISGTDPEEVIVQAFKLLDSDDKGVLNKNVLAELLTTQADRFSKQELQQMFDIAPIDAAGNLDYKSLCYIVTHGQEEE, from the exons ATGAAAAAG GCCAGTCGTAAGACGAAGAAGAAGGAAGGAACTAAGCAAAGATCACAGAGAGCAACATCCAATGTTTTTTCTATGTTCGATCAATCACAGATCCAGGAATTCAAGGAG GCATTCACAATGATTGACGCAAACAGGGATGGCTTCATTGATAAAGAAGATTTGAAAGACACATATGCGTCTTTGG GGCGGGTGATACCAGAGGACCAAATTTCTGCCATGTTGGCAGAAGGCAAAGGTCCCGTCAATTTCCAAGTCTTTTTAGGAATGTTTGGTGACAAAATTTCGG GAACCGATCCCGAAGAAGTCATCGTGCAAGCATTCAAACTACTCGATTCAGATGACAAAGGTGTTCTGAATAAAAACGT GTTGGCTGAATTGCTCACTACACAAGCTGACCGTTTCAGCAAACAAGAG TTGCAACAAATGTTTGACATTGCCCCTATCGATGCCGCTGGAAACTTGGATTACAAGTCTCTCTGCTACATCGTCACACACGGCCAGGAAGAGGAGTAA
- the LOC143460113 gene encoding uncharacterized protein LOC143460113, producing the protein MLEIGEEKYLPQIQNLSLRKAQSTSSRYAQIYPFLGRQKLPNITGSANNFRQPSNNTNSSCVVKTPASYGTVMNYQIHKISSPTDSETTLRNGICIQGLQPDTKVAERHKMDRDSVSTQNSAWKSTLANQDSIEDKSKRIGNGGQQQKQCKRQTMQNKSYETSVSSDNKIRSSQDSSNYRSECDEESCEQNGKSKNETFALKLSLVEAKLPRKCYTGDGINSIDGKKQVKKKNLMKPKMNFEDIKTSKVSFYCNHKTDTNAQNSPNHELQNFAKVRPKTEGHSDGKLHLNVNVYRRAESTLTYNDLKRYRHMYYRTTNKEKSTEVIYKDKTWHQARKTRIRQRIDEIRKRKNLEMENATRRKLNENQEAAERQKQQLRYVRNKHTVAKEKRFATQHVKWKFVKKDSVNRSMYGLPNDA; encoded by the exons atgTTAGAAATAGGCGAGGAAAAGTATTTACCGCAAATTCAGAATCTGTCCTTGAGGAAAGCGCAATCAACTTCTTCGAGATATGCACAAATTTATCCATTTCTCGGCAGACAGAAGTTACCCAATATCACAGGTTCAGCTAATAATTTTCGGCAGCCTAGCAACAATACCAACAGCTCGTGTGTTGTCAAGACTCCAGCTTCTTACGGTACTGTGATGAATTATCAGATACACAAGATTTCTTCACCTACGGACAG TGAAACTACACTCCGAAATGGAATATGCATCCAGGGCCTGCAGCCAGACACGAAGGTGGCAGAAAGACACAAAATGGATCGAGATTCTGTCAGCACTCAAAATTCCGCATGGAAGTCTACGCTAGCAAATCAGGATTCAATTGAAGATAAAAGCAAACGAATCGGAAACGGTGGTCAGCAACAAAAACAATGCAAGAGACaaacaatgcaaaacaaaTCCTATGAAACCTCTGTAAGCAGCGATAATAAAATTCGAAGCTCACAAGACTCTTCTAACTATCGGTCTGAATGTGACGAAGAATCATGTGAGCAAAATGGCAAAtctaaaaatgaaacatttgctCTAAAATTATCATTAGTTGAAGCAAAATTGCCACGGAAATGCTATACGGGAGATGGGATTAATTCAATCGACGGGAAAAAGcaagtgaaaaaaaaaaatttaatgaaacCAAAGATGAACTTCGAAGATATCAAAACCAGTAAAGTTAGCTTTTATTGCAATCACAAAACCGACACAAACGCACAAAATTCTCCCAATCATGAACTCCAAAACTTCGCAAAAGTCCGTCCTAAAACTGAAGGACATTCCGACGGCAAACTTCACCTCAATGTTAACGTTTACCGTCGGGCTGAAAGCACTTTAACCTACAATGATCTCAAAAGATACAGACATATGTATTACAG AACGACAAACAAGGAGAAAAGTACTGAAGTCATTTACAAGGACAAAACATGGCATCAAGCAAGAAAGACCAGAATTAGACAGAGAATAGACGAAATTAGAAAACGCAAAAACCTAGAAATGGAAAATGCAACCCGACGCAAATTAAACGAAAATCAAGAAGCAGCGGAacg ACAAAAGCAACAACTTCGCTATGTTCGTAACAAGCACACCGTAGCAAAAGAGAAGCGATTTGCGACACAACATGTAAAAtggaaatttgtaaaaaaagatTCTGTTAACAGAAGCATGTATGGACTCCCTAATGATGCGTAG